The following is a genomic window from Nicotiana tabacum cultivar K326 chromosome 3, ASM71507v2, whole genome shotgun sequence.
AGCCTCCAGTAATGAAAGAGTATTTATAAGTTATCTCATCTCAAATAGTTGGCTTCCTAAAGGTTGCACCATTGAAGCCTCAGTCAACCCTTGACACCCATGACCAAGGGTGTATACTTCAGTGAGGACAACCAACGAAATTCTGTATTGCAACTTAACCCATAAACATTGACCATATAAAAACTCAAATGCTGGCTCAAAAAAAACTAAGAGCTTTCAGGTAAGAAAAACTTACTCTTTTGAGCATATTAACTCTATCTTGCAACCCATCTATTGCCCCCTCATTCTCTTGTTCATCAATTTCGCGCGAATCATACGATGAAGAAGCCCTAATACCACCTTCCTCAATTCCATCAAATAGAGCAGCTCTACTGCTACGTTCCCTGAATTCAAGGATTATCAATGAATTCCAAGAAAGCTGGATGCAAAGAAGATTAAACTACACATCGCAAAAAGCGGTTTCGATAGTAAGAAGATTTCCCACCCGCACATCCATACAAGGAACAGGCACAGAGGACAGGAGCAAGTTAAAGGTAAAGGTAAAAAACTAGCACGGCCGACAAGGCCAATATGACATAGGAGAGGGGCTAGTTTATGCAGTGGACAAATGTCAAGGTACGATACTAAAATTGGATCAAGCCTGAACCGCATATTTACATCTCATACCATTTAAAAAGAGATGTAAATATGTTGTAAAATTGAGTCGAGGGTCCTccaaaacagcctctctatcttcACAACGTAGGGATAAGGtccgcgtacacactaccctctccaaacCCTACTTGTAGGATTGCACTGAGTCTTGTTATTGTTGTACCATTTAAAAAGAGGAAAAGGCAGGGTGATAACAATCCCACACACACAAAAACAACAATTCGCGTCCATTTAAGGGCTCTAGAACATAGTCTTTCAGAAATTCTGAGGTTGAATGAGTGATAGCTAGCACCAATAGGAGTAGAAAAAGCTAAACCAACCTGATCTTATATTATGACACATTCTAAAATCTAATGCTCTTTTCCACCTCGAGAAACTAGCAAATTTGAGCTATTATAATCTCCAATGcacgaacaacaacaacaacttagtataatcccacttagtggggtctagggagggtagtgtgtacgcagaccttacctctaccccgggtagagaggctgtttccaaatagactccCGGCattcttccctccaagaacttcccaccttgctcttgggagactcgaactcacaacttcttggttggaagtggaggttgcttaccatcaaaGCACATAAATAGGGTTAAAACTAGACGGTTCACAAACCTTCGCGAATTCATATCTATCTATTCAAGTTGAAACTCCGGCTGATGTGAATTTTTTTGCGGTGAATCAGAAGCTGCGAATCTGTAAGTTTATCACAATATTTGGTCACTAATTTTGCAATTAAAATTCAATGAAAAACGAACGATCAATTGAAAATTCgtgaaattttgaattttgaattctaGGTTATGGATGTTACAGATCAATTAAAATTTCTaatcatgaaaatgacaaaaagacAGATGCGCCGGAATATTTACCTGGAGCTGAACGATAAACGCCGTCAGCGTTGGCATTAACGAAGCTTCACATGTTCAAATTCGtcgagaaaaaaataaataaaattcaaattgaCTACTCCATGATTTAAGTGTTTAAGTCACCTAATAAtgttattttgaaatcatttgctttaatttaaaagaaataattttgaaaatcctTTTGAATTTTACTACTAATTCATGTACGAGTTACCGTAGTAATGTTGTTCTCAAATTCCTTATTAATATGATTATTTCAATAAACCATTTAACTAAGGCATAAAGTTGTTACACCTccaaagaaaaatgagaaaattaaAGGATTAAAATACTTTGATAAAACAATTTATTcgcaataaaaaaaaaaatcaacaatgaCAATATAGaaggcgcagaggagtgattatatagccaagacATATAGGTAACAATACCGGTGATATTGTCCCCTTATTTGTACtgttcctaattgttgtattttctgttcttttttttttaataataaaaaaatagccctaggcgcttgcctaggggattgctaaaaaaaaaaaatcacaaaaatctACATTAAAGAGTATTATTACCAAATTCTATTCCAAAGTAGAAGCATCATGGCTATATACAGGATAACAAAAGGTCACTTTAGCTCTATATTGCTGGCTAAACCAGTTAAAACCACATTAAACTGTACTAAATAGCAAGTTTGTAGCCAAATTCTGCAGACTCAGTCAATGTATTGCAACAATCTAGTTAAACAAACTATCATTTACAGACTCAAGTTGAAAACTCGGGCCGAATTCAACGTCCCTTGCACCTTGCTTCTCTCAGTTTGCTTCAGCTATTCTTGTGCGTATTGATTCAGCATTTGATACCTCGCTAACACTGTAAcgaaaacaaaaaataatgacATCAAGCTCCTAAGATTTATGAGACAGCATACAATACTTAAAAGGGCCATCAAGCACAGTGGCGGATTCAAGATATAAACTTGATCGCTTCAACGTTTAAGGTTCTTAACACCGATTATATTGTACTTTTGAAATTATGGTTCGGATTTTTAACATGtcttgaaattttagttttatgtcaCGCCCACAAACACATCCACCTCTTATCAAAGCCTCTTTTCAACCAAGAATGATGTGTGTGCGTGTTTGGTGGGGGGGAGGGGTAAGCCAAGGAAGAACCAAAGCTTACCACAAGAGAAGATCCCCACTAGATGCCACCTTTTCATGGATCCATTCAGGAGCTATTTTTAGCAATAACCGGAGTTGCTCTTCAACTTCTCCTGCAAAGAAAGAAGACAAAGGTTTCAAGTCAGAAGCAACTTCAAAATGTCAAAGCACTCCACGTATTTACACAATTATCAACCACCAGACTTACTTCTATCAGTAATCTCTAGATGGCTTGAAAGTACTTTGTGCATAAGCTCCTCTTTAGTAATCACAGAACGTTTAATTGATTGAAATAGGAAGTAAATCATGTCGAAGAACTTAGGTAAGCTCGAAATCATTTTCTTGCGCCATTTTGCTTGGGATATAGCTGGATCTTTCTCCTCTAATTGTTTTTGCTCCTTTTCTCTGATCTGCAGATCCATGAAACATTTAGCCGCTAACCTTTAGAAGTAGACCAAGAAATATAGATTTCTAATTTCCTCAGTTCAATGGATCAAATTGTTATGATTTAATGATGTCCTGCAAAATTAGTCaacttggaagaaagttctttTGTGTCTTACCGATTGCAGAAGATTCTCAGGAAGAATGTCAAAGAATTCATCATCTATTGATGATTCTCTACTATCGATGACTTCAGTAACTTTTGAACTCTTCACAGGAGTATCAAAGGTCAATGACCTAATACGAGGAGGGCGCCTAACTAGCTTTTGTGGTGATTCAGTTTTCTCTCCATCCGGACTCATATAACATCTCTTGGAAGGTTGGAGCACAGGTGTAGAAGTCATCAATTTTGCTGGTGTAGATGTATGTTTTACTGGAGTTTCTTCAGCACTTAATAAAGACGACCCATATCCAACCTTCATGTTTTTTAATGGAGTTGCGGGTAGAGGAGATGGTGGTAAAGTACCAGAAAGAACCACTCGTGTTGAGAATTTTGCTCCGCTAGTTTGTGTCGAAAGCAATTTGGAAGGAGTTTTATCGGCAGATGTAAAGGTGTGGCTCTCAGAGGAATTTTTGGCAATCTGGGGTTCTGAGACTGGACGAAGTGAAGAATGAGGAACTGTTTGAAGTTGCTCGGTATCTTCTGCTTTAGCAATAGATGCTCGATGAGAAAACGATTTCCTGAAAGACTGAGACAGGTGCGATGCAGCTGCTGCCCGCTGCTGCATTGAAGCAATCGGTGTCTCTCCCATTAACTGTGGGACTGCAGGTGGTGTTGATGAGTTTGTTAAGAGCTCTTGTTTTGAGTCACCGAATGCTCCCGGTAGTGCTTCCTCAGGAATGTCATCTCCCTGAATTCAGAAATAGCATTCGTTAAAAACACTAGTTTTGTGGAGAAAGCAAAACATCTAAATATCACTAATTCTTTTCACCTTCTTTTGGAGGAATTCGGGAAGCAAAAGATATAAGGCAGATAAGGGATATCGCAACACTTGTTTTGTTAACAATACAGAGGATTATTGGTACGCTTCGAATTAACATTGTCTCACAAAGCTAGCTTAAGATCTCAAACTATGCTGATGGTCTCAAGACGACTTAGATTTTGAAATCTATAAATACTAAATATAAGAAACACGTAACTTGGGCCTATAGGATAATAAAAAATGTACTCTCAACATACCATTGCAAAGCAATTTCTCGATTGTCAAAACTTGCACAAGTTAAAAATCTC
Proteins encoded in this region:
- the LOC142174708 gene encoding bet1-like SNARE 1-1; protein product: MNSRRERSSRAALFDGIEEGGIRASSSYDSREIDEQENEGAIDGLQDRVNMLKRGNDMDSSRGVLAGTMDKFKMVFETKSRRRMFTLVASFVVLFLVVYYLTR
- the LOC142179373 gene encoding CDT1-like protein a, chloroplastic; translation: MESSEASSILGTFKSKKKLQMGSDPVVSGAPSLDPWSSKTPEKPIIPPRRTRNRSAALSLKEVREAAQKLRKPDPTHPISQADASLSSGKSPAVKAKKAVDPVKLPEKYELLEEFFRSLNNSIRLLRLKGSSTTFTNISTKVECLTDRRFTYTHLAQLKFLLPEAIEIQKILVHDERTYCMKPDLHITLNANAVEVDEKLKSTSGTVQLEKVFRARLLDFFKSHPEGDDIPEEALPGAFGDSKQELLTNSSTPPAVPQLMGETPIASMQQRAAAASHLSQSFRKSFSHRASIAKAEDTEQLQTVPHSSLRPVSEPQIAKNSSESHTFTSADKTPSKLLSTQTSGAKFSTRVVLSGTLPPSPLPATPLKNMKVGYGSSLLSAEETPVKHTSTPAKLMTSTPVLQPSKRCYMSPDGEKTESPQKLVRRPPRIRSLTFDTPVKSSKVTEVIDSRESSIDDEFFDILPENLLQSIREKEQKQLEEKDPAISQAKWRKKMISSLPKFFDMIYFLFQSIKRSVITKEELMHKVLSSHLEITDRREVEEQLRLLLKIAPEWIHEKVASSGDLLLCVSEVSNAESIRTRIAEAN